From the Bacteroidia bacterium genome, the window CGCAGCGAAGTACCGAAGCGAAGCGCAGTGCGGAATGCCCCGACCCTTGCGTCAGCAAGGGGCACGCCCAAAAAATATAAACCTTTATACTAATCCACTTTTGTAAAGCGACTCTGCTGCTTCTACTGTGTTTTTCATCAGCATTGCAATAGTCATAGGGCCTACGCCCCCAGGTACAGGCGTGATATAACTTGCTTTTTGTGCAGCGCTTTCAAAATCTACATCACCTACTAACTGATACCTGTTTTCGTTCTCAATTCGGTTAATACCTACATCTATGACCACACAACCTTCTTTAAGCATATCACCCGTTATTTTTTTGGGACTTCCTACGGCTACAATAAGAATATCAGCCTGGCGGGTATAAACCTCAATATCTTTGGTTTTAGAATGGCAAACCGTAACAGTAGCATTAGCAAAAGGCATGTTCTGCATCATCATGACACTCATTGGCATACCTACAATGTTACTCCTTCCAATGATAACACAATGCTTGCCTTCTGTCTGAATGTTGTAGAATTTGAGTAGCTCTTGAATCCCTTTGGGGGTACATGGCACTAGCGCAGGAAGTCCTTTGGCTAATCTACCCATGTTAATAGGATGAAAACCATCTACATCTTTTCTATAATCAATCGCTTCTATTACTTTATGGGGAGAAATATGTTTAGGTAAAGGCAATTGTACTAAAATTCCGTGAATATTTTTATCTTCGTTAAGCTGGTAAATTTTATTGAGCAAATAGGACTCGGAAACGTTTTCAGGTAAAACAATGAGCTCGGAATAAATTCCGATTTTATTGCATGCTTTAATTTTAGCATTAACGTATGCTTGTGAAGCAGGATTGTTTCCTATCAAAATAACACACAAACCAGGTTTATAGGGCAATGCACGAATATACTCTGCTAACTGTTCTAAAATTTGTGCTGCGGTAGCTTTG encodes:
- the folD gene encoding bifunctional methylenetetrahydrofolate dehydrogenase/methenyltetrahydrofolate cyclohydrolase FolD, with the protein product MNLIDGKATAAQILEQLAEYIRALPYKPGLCVILIGNNPASQAYVNAKIKACNKIGIYSELIVLPENVSESYLLNKIYQLNEDKNIHGILVQLPLPKHISPHKVIEAIDYRKDVDGFHPINMGRLAKGLPALVPCTPKGIQELLKFYNIQTEGKHCVIIGRSNIVGMPMSVMMMQNMPFANATVTVCHSKTKDIEVYTRQADILIVAVGSPKKITGDMLKEGCVVIDVGINRIENENRYQLVGDVDFESAAQKASYITPVPGGVGPMTIAMLMKNTVEAAESLYKSGLV